In Tripterygium wilfordii isolate XIE 37 chromosome 15, ASM1340144v1, whole genome shotgun sequence, one DNA window encodes the following:
- the LOC120015943 gene encoding E3 ubiquitin-protein ligase At3g02290-like gives MGSVCCCLHFEDIEEYMNPSSPVYRNCMCLRCFVQNFLSMYTILFRRGEVHSLPSSLQGNTSMTSSASLDNSLSDMYRSPPRPLPYDVDPRYFRLPRDGLVSRREKGTSHSHAESEPLRSGNDVDSESFSAGDKWNDSTCEEGSKEQLSRSSLKFSSAKSTVGNGYIYSSSEEEDVCPTCLEEYSLENPKIMTKCSHHFHLGCIYEWMERSDSCPVCGKVMVFDETT, from the exons ATGGGTTCTGTTTGTTGCTGTTTGCATTTTGAGGATATTGAGGAGTACATGAATCCAAGCAGTCCAGTCTACAGGAACTGTATGTGTCTCAGATGTTTTGTTCAGAATTTTCTAAGCATG TACACCATTTTGTTTCGAAGAGGGGAAGTGCATTCCCTCCCTTCTTCCCTTCAGGGGAATACATCTATGACTTCTAGTGCATCACTGGACAACTCCCTCTCTGACATGTACCGCTCTCCTCCAAGGCCCTTGCCTTATGACGTCGACCCCAGATATTTCCGGTTGCCTCGTGATGGTTTGGTTTCTAGACGGGAAAAGGGTACAAGTCATTCACATGCGGAATCAGAGCCTTTAAGAAGTGGTAATGATGTGGATTCGGAATCTTTCAGTGCAGGAGACAAATGGAATGATTCCACTTGTGAAGAAGGATCCAAGGAACAGCTTTCTAGATCCTCACTGAAGTTCTCATCAGCAAAATCAACAGTTGGAAATGGGTATATTTATTCATCATCAGAAGAGGAGGATGTCTGTCCAACTTGTCTTGAag AATATTCTCTAGAGAACCCTAAAATAATGACAAAATGCTCTCACCACTTCCACCTTGGTTGTATTTACGAGTGGATGGAGAGAAGTGACAGTTGCCCAGTCTGTGGAAAg GTGATGGTATTCGATGAAACGACTTGA
- the LOC120016963 gene encoding uncharacterized protein YwbO isoform X2 has translation MAHSGINDTGKKLIRIDISSDTVCPWCFVGKRNLDKAIAASKDRFDFEISWHPFFLNPSAPKEGINKLEFYRSKFGSEVEGIMARMTEVFRGLGLEYNISGLTGNTLDSHRLIYFAGQKGLEKQQNLVEELFLGYFTQAKYIGDREFLLESANKVGIEGAAEYLEDPNNGVKEVNEELDKYSGHISGVPYFLINQKHQLSGGQPPEVFLRAFEVATK, from the exons ATGGCACATTCAGGGATTAATGACACTGGAAAGAAGCTTATTCGGATTGATATCTCTTCGGACACTGTATGTCCATGGTGCTTTGTGGGCAAAAGAAATTTGGACAAAGCAATAGCTGCTTCTAAGGATCGATTTGACTTCGAg ATAAGCTGGCATCCATTTTTTCTCAATCCTTCTGCCCCTAAAGAAGGTATTAACAAGCTAGAGTTCTATAGGTCAAAGTTTGGATCTGAAGTGGAAGGGATCATGGCTCGGATGACAGAG GTGTTTAGGGGTCTCGGCCTAGAATACAACATTTCTGGACTCAC AGGAAATACGCTAGACAGCCACAGGCTTATATATTTTGCTGGTCAAAAAGGTCTTGAGAAGCAACAGAATCTTGTGGAAGAGTTGTTCCTTGGTTACTTCACGCAGGCAAAATACATTGGAGATCG GGAATTTCTTCTGGAATCTGCTAATAAGGTTGGGATAGAAGGCGCAGCAGAATATCTTGAAGATCCCAATAATGGAGTCAAGGAG GTCAACGAAGAGCTCGACAAGTACTCAGGTCACATTTCAGGAGTGCCGTATTTTTTG ATCAATCAGAAGCACCAGCTGAGCGGTGGCCAACCGCCCGAGGTGTTCCTAAGAGCTTTTGAAGTGGCAACCAAGTGA
- the LOC120016963 gene encoding uncharacterized protein YwbO isoform X1, translating to MSYRVSLATRFLALQKVPTFLPTCNPRHIRPMAHSGINDTGKKLIRIDISSDTVCPWCFVGKRNLDKAIAASKDRFDFEISWHPFFLNPSAPKEGINKLEFYRSKFGSEVEGIMARMTEVFRGLGLEYNISGLTGNTLDSHRLIYFAGQKGLEKQQNLVEELFLGYFTQAKYIGDREFLLESANKVGIEGAAEYLEDPNNGVKEVNEELDKYSGHISGVPYFLINQKHQLSGGQPPEVFLRAFEVATK from the exons ATGTCGTACCGAGTCTCTCTGGCTACGCGTTTTTTGGCTCTTCAGAAAGTCCCCACCTTCCTACCTACCTGTAATCCCCG ACACATAAGACCCATGGCACATTCAGGGATTAATGACACTGGAAAGAAGCTTATTCGGATTGATATCTCTTCGGACACTGTATGTCCATGGTGCTTTGTGGGCAAAAGAAATTTGGACAAAGCAATAGCTGCTTCTAAGGATCGATTTGACTTCGAg ATAAGCTGGCATCCATTTTTTCTCAATCCTTCTGCCCCTAAAGAAGGTATTAACAAGCTAGAGTTCTATAGGTCAAAGTTTGGATCTGAAGTGGAAGGGATCATGGCTCGGATGACAGAG GTGTTTAGGGGTCTCGGCCTAGAATACAACATTTCTGGACTCAC AGGAAATACGCTAGACAGCCACAGGCTTATATATTTTGCTGGTCAAAAAGGTCTTGAGAAGCAACAGAATCTTGTGGAAGAGTTGTTCCTTGGTTACTTCACGCAGGCAAAATACATTGGAGATCG GGAATTTCTTCTGGAATCTGCTAATAAGGTTGGGATAGAAGGCGCAGCAGAATATCTTGAAGATCCCAATAATGGAGTCAAGGAG GTCAACGAAGAGCTCGACAAGTACTCAGGTCACATTTCAGGAGTGCCGTATTTTTTG ATCAATCAGAAGCACCAGCTGAGCGGTGGCCAACCGCCCGAGGTGTTCCTAAGAGCTTTTGAAGTGGCAACCAAGTGA
- the LOC120017191 gene encoding cytosolic sulfotransferase 5-like, whose product MENLNSPKTSSSSSGLFDELPKERCWGGREFYNWEGFWYRSDFLSAAISTRSYFKARDDDVILASSVKTGTTWLKALIPSIMHRKQDHNNDDNDSDPLIKNHPNSLVPSFELQIFRENPKADLSGMPSPRLFRTHMPYMMLPDSVKESGCRIVYITREPKDVFVSLWHFITANTRPEQGLCTLDEAFENYCEGIHGFGPFHDHVLSYWKESLKRPEKILFLKYEELKRDPKCQVQKLASFLGRPFVDEEEIDKIIWRCSFERLKNLEVNRNGTDPNAGFSYKSYFRKGSVGDWKNFLSEEMKERLDNITQMKLEGSGLNL is encoded by the coding sequence ATGGAAAACTTAAACTCACcaaaaacttcttcttcttcttctggctTATTTGATGAGCTACCAAAGGAGAGATGCTGGGGAGGCAGAGAGTTCTACAACTGGGAAGGATTTTGGTACCGAAGTGACTTCCTTTCAGCTGCCATATCTACAAGGTCATACTTCAAAGCACGTGATGATGATGTCATTTTAGCTTCCTCTGTGAAAACAGGCACTACCTGGCTGAAGGCTTTGATACCATCCATCATGCACCGCAAGCAAGATCATAACAACGATGATAATGATAGTGATCCTTTGATCAAGAACCATCCAAATTCACTTGTGCCATCTTTTGAACTTCAAATCTTCAGAGAAAATCCGAAAGCTGATCTCTCAGGTATGCCTTCTCCCAGACTATTCAGAACCCATATGCCATATATGATGTTACCGGATTCTGTCAAGGAATCTGGTTGCAGAATTGTGTATATTACTAGAGAACCTAAGGATGTATTTGTTTCGTTGTGGCACTTCATTACTGCAAACACAAGACCAGAACAAGGTCTGTGCACTTTAGATGAAGCCTTTGAGAATTACTGTGAAGGGATTCATGGATTCGGTCCTTTCCATGATCATGTTTTGAGTTATTGGAAGGAGAGTTTAAAGAGGCCTGAGAAGATACTTTTCTTGAAATATGAAGAGCTGAAGAGAGACCCCAAATGTCAAGTTCAAAAACTGGCATCTTTTCTTGGAAGGCCTTTTGTTGATGAGGAAGAGATTGATAAGATAATATGGCGGTGTAGCTTTGAGAGGCTTAAGAATTTGGAAGTGAACAGAAACGGGACAGACCCTAATGCTGGGTTTTCCTATAAATCATATTTTAGGAAAGGTTCTGTTGGGGATTGGAAGAATTTTTTGTCTGAAGAGATGAAAGAACGCCTTGATAACATTACCCAGATGAAGTTAGAGGGCTCTGGTTTGAATCTGTAA
- the LOC120017192 gene encoding cytosolic sulfotransferase 5-like has translation MENLNSPKTSSSSSLFDELPKERCWGGREFYNWEGFWYRSDFLSAAISTRSYFKARDDDVILASSVKTGTTWLKALIPSIMHRKQDNNNDDSDPLIKNHPNSLVPSFELQIFRENPKADLSGMPSPRLFRTHMPYMMLPDSVKESGCRIVYITREPKDAFVSLWHFITANTRPEQGLCTLDEAFENYCEGIHAFGPFHDHVLSYWKESLKSPEKILFLKYEELKRDPKCQVQKLASFLGRPFVDEEEIDKIIWRCSFERLKNLEVNKNGTDPNAGFSYKSYFRKGSVGDWKNFLSEEMKERLDNITQMKLEGSGLNL, from the coding sequence ATGGAAAACTTAAACTCACCAaagacttcttcttcttctagtttATTTGATGAGCTACCAAAGGAGAGATGCTGGGGAGGCAGAGAGTTCTACAACTGGGAAGGATTTTGGTACCGAAGTGACTTCCTTTCAGCTGCCATATCTACAAGGTCATACTTCAAAGCACGTGATGATGATGTCATTTTAGCTTCCTCTGTGAAAACAGGCACTACCTGGCTGAAGGCTTTGATACCATCCATCATGCACCGCAAGCAAGATAATAACAACGATGATAGTGATCCTTTGATCAAGAACCATCCAAATTCACTTGTGCCATCTTTTGAACTTCAAATCTTCAGAGAAAATCCGAAAGCTGATCTCTCAGGTATGCCTTCTCCCAGACTATTCAGAACCCATATGCCATATATGATGTTACCGGATTCTGTCAAGGAATCTGGTTGCAGAATTGTGTATATTACTAGAGAACCTAAGGATGCATTTGTTTCATTGTGGCACTTCATTACTGCAAACACAAGACCAGAACAAGGTCTGTGCACTTTAGATGAAGCCTTTGAGAATTACTGTGAAGGGATTCATGCATTCGGTCCTTTCCATGATCATGTTTTGAGTTATTGGAAGGAGAGTTTAAAGAGCCCTGAGAAGATACTTTTCTTGAAATATGAAGAGCTGAAGAGAGACCCCAAATGTCAAGTTCAAAAACTGGCATCTTTTCTTGGAAGGCCTTTTGTTGATGAGGAAGAGATTGATAAGATAATATGGAGGTGTAGCTTTGAGAGGCTTAAGAATTTGGAAGTGAACAAAAACGGGACAGACCCTAATGCTGGGTTTTCCTATAAATCATATTTTAGGAAAGGTTCTGTTGGGGATTGGAAGAATTTTTTGTCTGAAGAGATGAAAGAACGCCTTGATAACATTACCCAGATGAAGTTAGAGGGCTCTGGTTTGAATCTGTAA
- the LOC120016478 gene encoding cytosolic sulfotransferase 5-like translates to METSKNAQTCSSTIFDGLPMEMGLGGRELYQWKDFWYTNLYLPQCLAARSYFQAHEDDVIIASSMKTGTTWLKALIWCIMHCKPQHDDNNNDDDALVKNNPHLLMPVLELKFFGEYPKADISGMPSPRLLQTHVPYMMLSDSVKESNCKIVYITRDPKDVFVSLWHFYNANHAKPEQGPDPLDEAFDKYCKGIHPIGPFHDHVLSYWKESLKRPGKILFLKYEELKRDPKGQLQKLASFLGRPIAEEDVIDNILWRCSLERLKNLEVNQNGSLVGCTYKSFFRLGSVGDWKNYLSKEMKDRLDNITRMKFESSGLDLEIS, encoded by the coding sequence ATGGAAACCTcaaaaaatgcacaaacatgtTCTTCTACCATATTTGATGGCCTTCCTATGGAGATGGGTTTGGGAGGTAGAGAGTTGTACCAGTGGAAAGACTTCTGGTATACAAATCTATATCTTCCGCAATGTCTAGCTGCGAGATCATACTTCCAAGCTCATGAAGATGATGTGATTATAGCTTCTTCAATGAAGACTGGGACTACCTGGCTCAAGGCTCTTATATGGTGCATCATGCACTGCAAGCCTCAACACGATGACAATAACAACGATGATGACGCTTTGGTAAAAAACAATCCCCATCTCCTTATGCCAGTGCTagaattaaaattttttggagAATATCCGAAAGCTGATATCTCAGGTATGCCATCTCCTAGACTATTGCAAACCCATGTACCATACATGATGTTATCAGATTCTGTCAAGGAATCTAACTGCAAAATTGTGTATATCACTAGAGATCCTAAGGATGTATTTGTGTCATTGTGGCACTTCTACAATGCAAATCATGCAAAACCAGAACAAGGGCCGGATCCTTTAGATGAAGCCTTTGACAAGTATTGCAAAGGTATTCATCCAATTGGTCCTTTCCATGATCATGTTCTGAGTTATTGGAAGGAGAGTTTAAAGAGGCCTGGGAAGATACTTTTCTTGAAATATGAAGAGCTGAAGAGAGACCCCAAAGGTCAGTTGCAGAAATTGGCTTCTTTTCTAGGAAGGCCTATTGCTGAGGAGGATGTGATTGACAATATATTATGGAGGTGCAGCTTGGAAAGGCTAAAGAATTTGGAAGTGAACCAAAATGGGTCGTTGGTTGGGTGTACCTATAAATCATTTTTCAGGCTGGGCTCAGTTGGGGACTGGAAGAACTACTTATCAAAGGAGATGAAAGATCGTCTTGACAACATTACCCGGATGAAGTTTGAGTCCTCTGGTTTAGATCTTGAAATTTCTTGA
- the LOC120017190 gene encoding cytosolic sulfotransferase 5-like — METSKNAQTCSSTIFDVLPVEMGLGGRQLYQWEDFWYTNLYLPQCLAARSYFQAHEDDVIIASSMKTGTTWLKALIWCIMHCKPQHDDNNNDDDALVKNNPHLLMPVLELKFFGEYPKADISGMPSPRLLQTHVPYMMLSDSVKESNCKIVYITRDPKDVFVSLWHFYNANHAKPEQGPDPLDEAFDKYCKGIHPIGPFHDHVLSYWKESLKRPGKILFLKYEELKRDPKGQLQKLASFLGRPIAEEDVIDNILWRCSLERLKNLEVNQNGSLVGCTYKSFFRLGSVGDWKNYLSKEMKDRLDNITRMKFESSGLDLEIS, encoded by the coding sequence ATGGAAACCTcaaaaaatgcacaaacatgtTCTTCTACCATATTTGATGTCCTACCTGTGGAGATGGGTTTGGGAGGTAGACAGTTGTACCAGTGGGAAGACTTCTGGTATACAAATCTATATCTTCCGCAATGTCTAGCTGCGAGATCATACTTCCAAGCTCATGAAGATGATGTGATTATAGCTTCTTCAATGAAGACTGGGACTACCTGGCTCAAGGCTCTTATATGGTGCATCATGCACTGCAAGCCTCAACACGATGACAATAACAACGATGATGACGCTTTGGTAAAAAACAATCCCCATCTCCTTATGCCAGTGCTagaattaaaattttttggagAATATCCGAAAGCTGATATCTCAGGTATGCCATCTCCTAGACTATTGCAAACCCATGTACCATACATGATGTTATCAGATTCTGTCAAGGAATCTAACTGCAAAATTGTGTATATCACTAGAGATCCTAAGGATGTATTTGTGTCATTGTGGCACTTCTACAATGCAAATCATGCAAAACCAGAACAAGGGCCGGATCCTTTAGATGAAGCCTTTGACAAGTATTGCAAAGGTATTCATCCAATTGGTCCTTTCCATGATCATGTTCTGAGTTATTGGAAGGAGAGTTTAAAGAGGCCTGGGAAGATACTTTTCTTGAAATATGAAGAGCTGAAGAGAGACCCCAAAGGTCAGTTGCAGAAATTGGCTTCTTTTCTAGGAAGGCCTATTGCTGAGGAGGATGTGATTGACAATATATTATGGAGGTGCAGCTTGGAAAGGCTAAAGAATTTGGAAGTGAACCAAAATGGGTCGTTGGTTGGGTGTACCTATAAATCATTTTTCAGGCTGGGCTCAGTTGGGGACTGGAAGAACTACTTATCAAAGGAGATGAAAGATCGTCTTGACAACATTACCCGGATGAAGTTTGAGTCCTCTGGTTTAGATCTTGAAATTTCTTGA